From Methylopila sp. M107, a single genomic window includes:
- the fabF gene encoding beta-ketoacyl-ACP synthase II, with translation MRRVVVTGLGVVCPLGSGVEAVWSRLLAGESGLRPITQFQVDDLPARVAGIIPRGTGEGEYNADLAMEPKEQRKVDDFITFAVAAADQALADSGWTPETEEDRCATGVLIGSGIGGLPGIEEGANTLRDKGPRRVSPFFIPGRLINLASGHVSIKHKLKGPNHAVVTACSTGAHAIGDASRLIMLGDADVMVAGGTESPVCRIAVAGFAACKALSTGFNDEPERASRPYDRARDGFVMGEGAGVVVLEEYEHAKARGARIYAEIVGYGMSGDAFHITAPAMDGDGAYRCMKAALKRAGIDASEIGYINAHGTSTPLGDEIELGAVTRLVGNAAAKIKMSSTKSAIGHLLGAAGAVEAIFSILAIRDQIAPPTRNLDDPSVETALDLVPHKAKPAEIDYALSNSFGFGGTNASLVFKRPEA, from the coding sequence ATGAGGCGCGTCGTCGTCACGGGTCTTGGCGTGGTGTGCCCGCTCGGCTCCGGCGTCGAGGCGGTCTGGAGCCGCCTCCTCGCCGGCGAGAGCGGCCTCCGGCCGATCACGCAGTTCCAGGTGGACGACCTGCCGGCGCGCGTCGCCGGCATCATTCCGCGCGGGACCGGCGAGGGCGAGTACAACGCCGACCTCGCCATGGAGCCCAAGGAGCAGCGCAAGGTCGATGACTTCATCACCTTCGCGGTCGCGGCCGCCGACCAGGCGCTCGCGGATTCCGGCTGGACCCCCGAGACCGAGGAGGACCGCTGCGCGACCGGCGTGCTGATCGGTTCCGGCATCGGCGGCCTTCCCGGCATCGAGGAAGGCGCCAACACCTTGCGCGACAAGGGTCCGCGCCGGGTGTCGCCGTTCTTCATTCCCGGCCGCCTGATCAACCTCGCCTCGGGCCATGTGTCGATCAAGCACAAGCTCAAGGGTCCGAATCATGCGGTCGTCACCGCCTGTTCGACCGGCGCGCACGCGATCGGCGACGCCTCGCGGCTGATCATGCTCGGCGACGCCGACGTGATGGTGGCGGGCGGCACCGAATCGCCGGTCTGCCGCATCGCGGTCGCGGGCTTCGCGGCCTGCAAGGCGCTCTCGACCGGCTTCAACGATGAGCCCGAGCGCGCCTCGCGCCCCTACGACCGCGCGCGCGACGGCTTCGTCATGGGCGAGGGCGCGGGCGTGGTGGTGCTCGAGGAATACGAGCACGCCAAGGCGCGCGGCGCGAGGATCTACGCCGAGATCGTCGGCTACGGCATGTCGGGCGACGCCTTCCACATCACCGCCCCCGCCATGGACGGCGACGGCGCCTATCGCTGCATGAAGGCGGCGCTGAAGCGCGCCGGCATCGACGCGAGCGAGATCGGCTACATCAACGCGCACGGCACCTCGACGCCGCTCGGCGACGAGATCGAGCTCGGCGCGGTGACGCGCCTCGTCGGCAACGCGGCGGCCAAGATCAAGATGTCGTCGACCAAGTCGGCGATCGGCCATCTCCTCGGCGCAGCCGGCGCGGTCGAGGCGATCTTCTCGATCCTCGCGATCCGCGACCAGATCGCGCCGCCGACCCGCAATCTCGACGATCCGTCGGTCGAGACCGCGCTCGACCTCGTGCCGCACAAGGCCAAGCCCGCCGAGATCGACTATGCGCTGTCGAACTCGTTCGGCTTCGGCGGCACCAACGCCTCGCTGGTGTTCAAGCGCCCCGAGGCGTAA
- a CDS encoding acyl carrier protein, giving the protein MSDIAERVKKIVIEHLGVDAEKVTENASFIDDLGADSLDTVELVMAFEEEFGCEIPDDAAETILTVGDATKFLEKNAAQA; this is encoded by the coding sequence ATGAGCGACATTGCCGAACGGGTGAAGAAAATCGTGATCGAGCATCTCGGCGTCGACGCCGAGAAGGTCACCGAGAATGCGAGCTTCATCGACGATCTCGGCGCCGACAGCCTGGACACCGTCGAACTCGTCATGGCGTTCGAGGAAGAATTCGGCTGCGAGATCCCGGACGACGCCGCCGAGACCATCCTGACGGTCGGCGACGCGACCAAGTTCCTCGAAAAGAACGCCGCCCAGGCCTGA
- the fabG gene encoding 3-oxoacyl-[acyl-carrier-protein] reductase, which yields MFDLTGRFALVTGATGGIGGAIAKALHAQGATVALSGTRREALEALAGELGERAHVLPTDLKDPAAVDALPGAAEAALGGLDILVHNAGITRDNLFLRMKDEEWSDVIQVNLAAGFRLYRAALKGMMKRRYGRLIGITSVVGVTGNPGQGNYAASKAGLIGMSKSLAAEVASRNVTVNCIAPGFIESPMTDALNEKQREGALAHIPAGRFGVGPDVAAAAVYLSASESAYVTGQTLHVNGGMAMI from the coding sequence ATGTTCGACCTCACCGGCCGCTTCGCGCTGGTCACCGGCGCGACCGGCGGCATCGGCGGCGCCATCGCCAAGGCGCTGCACGCGCAAGGCGCGACCGTCGCGCTTTCGGGCACGCGCCGCGAGGCGCTCGAGGCGCTGGCCGGCGAACTCGGCGAGCGCGCCCATGTGCTGCCGACCGACCTCAAGGACCCCGCCGCCGTCGACGCGCTGCCGGGAGCCGCTGAAGCCGCCCTCGGCGGGCTGGACATTCTGGTCCACAATGCAGGCATTACGCGCGACAACCTCTTCCTCCGCATGAAGGACGAGGAGTGGTCCGACGTCATACAGGTCAACCTCGCGGCCGGCTTCCGGCTCTACCGCGCGGCGCTCAAGGGCATGATGAAGCGCCGCTACGGCCGGCTCATCGGAATCACGTCCGTCGTCGGCGTCACGGGCAATCCGGGGCAGGGTAACTACGCCGCCTCCAAGGCCGGGCTGATCGGCATGTCGAAGTCGCTCGCGGCCGAAGTCGCGAGCCGTAACGTCACGGTCAACTGCATCGCGCCCGGCTTCATCGAAAGCCCGATGACCGACGCGCTCAATGAGAAGCAGCGCGAGGGCGCGCTCGCGCACATTCCGGCGGGCCGCTTCGGCGTCGGGCCGGACGTCGCTGCGGCGGCGGTCTATCTTTCGGCTTCCGAAAGCGCCTACGTCACGGGCCAGACGCTGCACGTCAACGGCGGAATGGCGATGATCTGA
- the fabD gene encoding ACP S-malonyltransferase — translation MSIALIFPGQGSQQVGMGRALADNFAAARAVFEEVDASLGESLSATIFEGPEDKLVLTANAQPALMAVSLATLKVLQSETGLDVGRHAAFVAGHSLGEYSALAAAGSLSISDAAKLLRIRGDAMQKAVPVGEGAMAALLGLDLDAARAVADEAAEGEVLAAANDNAPGQVVVSGAKAAVERAIALAKTRGAKRAVLLPVSAPFHCALMQPAADAMREALAGVTISPPAAPLVANVTAGPLTEPEAIRARLVEQVTGAVRWRESVAFMAGAGVTRFYEIGAGKVLSGLVKRIASGATGESVGSPEDVARLKAEAAFSAQG, via the coding sequence TTGAGCATCGCATTGATCTTTCCGGGGCAGGGCAGCCAGCAGGTCGGCATGGGCCGCGCGCTCGCCGACAATTTCGCCGCCGCCCGCGCCGTGTTCGAGGAAGTCGACGCGAGCCTCGGCGAAAGCCTCTCGGCCACGATCTTCGAAGGGCCCGAGGACAAGCTCGTCCTGACCGCGAACGCCCAGCCGGCGCTGATGGCGGTGAGCCTCGCGACGCTTAAGGTTCTGCAGTCCGAGACCGGTCTCGACGTCGGCCGCCACGCGGCGTTCGTCGCCGGCCATTCGCTCGGCGAATATTCGGCGCTCGCCGCCGCCGGAAGCCTCTCGATCAGCGACGCCGCCAAACTTCTGCGCATTCGCGGCGACGCCATGCAGAAGGCGGTTCCCGTCGGGGAGGGCGCGATGGCGGCCCTGCTCGGCCTCGATCTCGACGCCGCCCGCGCGGTCGCCGACGAAGCGGCCGAGGGCGAGGTGCTCGCCGCCGCCAACGACAACGCGCCCGGCCAGGTCGTGGTCTCGGGCGCGAAAGCGGCGGTCGAGCGCGCGATCGCGCTGGCCAAGACCCGCGGGGCCAAGCGCGCTGTTTTGCTGCCGGTCTCCGCCCCGTTCCATTGCGCGCTCATGCAGCCGGCCGCCGACGCCATGCGCGAGGCGCTCGCCGGCGTGACGATCTCGCCGCCCGCGGCCCCGCTGGTCGCCAATGTCACGGCGGGTCCCCTGACGGAGCCGGAAGCGATCCGCGCCCGGCTGGTCGAGCAGGTCACCGGCGCGGTGCGCTGGCGCGAATCGGTCGCCTTTATGGCGGGCGCGGGAGTGACGCGGTTTTACGAAATCGGCGCCGGCAAGGTGCTGTCCGGCCTCGTCAAGCGGATCGCCTCCGGGGCGACCGGCGAGTCGGTCGGCTCGCCGGAAGACGTCGCGCGGCTGAAGGCCGAAGCGGCGTTCTCGGCCCAAGGCTGA
- a CDS encoding transglutaminase family protein, with amino-acid sequence MKIHVGFEIVHTFWQPTPLLAMLNVHPSREKDLLTPDTISASPHVPISVYTDGFGNICSTMLAPAGDFALRADAIVADSGEPDVVAEDAIQLAVEDLPNDTLIYLLGSRYCETDRLVDEAWRLFGNTPKGWRRVQAIVDYAHDRIQFGYGYARATKSAYEANQERKGVCRDFAHLAVTLCRCMNIPARYATGYLGDIGVPVDPAPMDFSAWFEVYLGGRWYTFDARHNHPRIGRIVMGRGRDAADVALTNAFGPNNLKSFKVWCDEVVEPVQTNGAALGSSVPHAT; translated from the coding sequence ATGAAGATCCACGTCGGTTTCGAGATCGTCCACACGTTCTGGCAGCCCACGCCGCTGCTCGCGATGTTGAACGTCCATCCGAGCCGCGAGAAGGACCTGCTGACGCCGGACACGATCTCGGCCTCGCCGCATGTGCCGATCTCCGTCTACACCGATGGCTTCGGCAACATCTGCAGCACCATGCTCGCGCCGGCGGGCGACTTCGCGCTGCGCGCCGACGCGATCGTCGCCGACAGCGGCGAGCCCGACGTCGTCGCCGAGGACGCGATCCAGCTCGCGGTCGAGGACCTGCCCAACGACACGCTGATCTATCTGCTCGGCTCGCGCTATTGCGAGACCGACAGGCTGGTCGACGAGGCGTGGCGGCTGTTCGGGAACACCCCGAAAGGCTGGCGGCGCGTCCAGGCGATCGTCGACTATGCGCATGACCGCATCCAGTTCGGCTACGGCTATGCGCGGGCGACCAAATCGGCCTACGAGGCCAATCAGGAGCGAAAGGGCGTCTGCCGCGATTTTGCGCATCTTGCGGTGACTTTGTGCCGCTGCATGAACATTCCCGCCCGATACGCCACCGGCTATCTCGGCGACATCGGCGTGCCGGTCGACCCGGCGCCGATGGATTTCTCGGCCTGGTTCGAGGTCTATCTCGGCGGCCGCTGGTACACGTTCGACGCGCGGCACAATCATCCGCGGATCGGCCGGATCGTCATGGGCCGCGGCCGCGACGCGGCGGACGTCGCGCTGACCAACGCGTTCGGGCCGAACAACCTGAAAAGCTTCAAGGTCTGGTGCGACGAGGTGGTCGAGCCCGTCCAGACGAACGGCGCGGCGCTGGGGTCCAGCGTTCCGCACGCGACGTGA